The genomic stretch CTTTGTTTACCACACCGCCGGTTGGACGCCGATCGACCTCGCTCGAACAGAAATTGTTACCGCTGGAACAAGTCACACCTACTTAACGCTTGCTTCAATTCCACAAGTAGTTTCATCTCAACATCACGGGCAAGCAAGTCAAAGATCACAAAGTCTTATTTTATCCCAAGTTAATTAATTTCACCTTGACGTTGCGTAGAAGCCGAACCAGAGCCATCTCGACACGTACCCGGAGCTCTATCCCTGAGGATGGAGTAGGAAAAACGTCGGATCATATCGATGGTGAAAACTAGTGTAGAAAACGAAGATGAGGTACCTAGCTCAACCGTCTGGCGCCTAACCGTATCTACCATGCATCGTCAGCTGACAGAAAAAACGCGGTGAAATTAGACATCTCCGTCCACGACACGCGCTAGTCTGTTACATTCACAGGCACACGAAAAGTGTTTAGGAGTAAAGCCATGTGAAGCTTTTTTGGGTGCAGTCGGTTTCGATCAGTACGCGGAGGAGAGGTTTTGGGGGAGGCGTCGGTTCAGGTTGTTGCCTACCCCGATCGGTTACCTTGGTTGTTTCAGACGCCACGCGTTGGGAGCTCTCTTTCCCAGTGAACATGGAAATTAGGTGGAGCAGCAACCGGAACGAACTGCTCGTGACAGGGAAACGGAAGCCTTATCTCCTGCTGGTACTTCTTCACCTTCTTGAATCTTTGATCGTGGGCTAATCATATCTAGAACGTAACTCTCCACTAACTTTACACGATTTCAACTTTTAATTTTGTATGTAAATCTCCTCCAAAACTCATATAAGAAGAACACAAAAAGGATGTGTTTTGAACGATTTGCATCATCAACGCATAGATTGTTCTAGTTTCAGTTTCAACTCTTCAACAATTTTCGAAGCAAAATCCCAGTGCTCGTTACAAAGACGCGTCAAAAATCAACGGGAACGACGGACCGAGCGGAGCAGCAGCCATGGAATTTTGGGAAAAGAGGACCGGGAAAAATCTAGCGCAATTTAATTTCGTCCGTTGAAAGGCCTGGCCGCCTGGAGACGGTTCGCCGTGGCGTGGCGTCCCTTTCGTAACAGTTTCCACGACTGCTAGGAAGCCACCCCACGTTTCCTCCCCGCAGCGGCCGGGTCACTTTCCTGCCAAAAAATCGAGTGATTCAGAAGCCAAACCCAAGCCTCACAGCTCCTCTTCCCTGAGTTCCCTCTTCTCTCTGCTCAAccgctatatatatatataccgaGACACCGAGTCACCAAGCGATCGAGTCATCATTCATTTGTAGCCGGCGACCAGTTCAGCAAAACCTCCGTGTTCATGGCGAGGTCGCCGTTCGTTCCGATGGAGGCGAGGGAGCAAGCGGGCACCGGAGGGGGAGCAGAGGCGGGCAAGGGCCAGGCGCCCCACCAGgcccgggaggaggagcaggaggcggcggtgctgctggtGCACAGCCAGGTGCGGCGGATCAAGCGGGAGGACGAGGAGATCAGGGAGCGCCTCCTCAAGCTGCGGCTGCTGGAGACCAGGCCCGCCGGCGGCTTCGTCTGCGACCCCGTGGCGTGGCGGGCCTCCCGCTCGCTCTCGCCGCTCCGCCGCGCCGGGAACGGCATCCCCGTGGGCGACTGATCGAGCGTAGCAGGAGTAGCTCGAGTTTCCTGAGAAGCTGCAGTTACCAGCAGCTAGCAGCCTGTTGTAGATAGATACCTAGCCACCTAGTCATCGTGCCTGTCCATGTTCTCGTGTACGTTCATGGGATCGGAGCTTAAGTAGATGGCGGTAAGGGTGATGGCAGCGTCACCATGTTTGGTACTCCGTAGCAGTAGCATGCTCTGTTCTGTCTCCTCTTGTTCTTTGTATATATGAGAAGAGTAGTTTTTACCATGTCTGGTGTTGTGTTCTACCTGGTCACCATGTT from Setaria italica strain Yugu1 chromosome II, Setaria_italica_v2.0, whole genome shotgun sequence encodes the following:
- the LOC101758854 gene encoding uncharacterized protein LOC101758854, encoding MARSPFVPMEAREQAGTGGGAEAGKGQAPHQAREEEQEAAVLLVHSQVRRIKREDEEIRERLLKLRLLETRPAGGFVCDPVAWRASRSLSPLRRAGNGIPVGD